One window of Pseudomonas sp. ML2-2023-3 genomic DNA carries:
- the crcB gene encoding fluoride efflux transporter CrcB has protein sequence MLKSLIVIAIGASVGAWLRWLLGIKLNALFPTIPPGTVVANMVGGYLIGLTIAFLAASPSLSPEWRLLIITGFCGGLTTFSTFSAETVTLIQEGKLLWALGSISLHVVGSLAMTAAGLLSYQVIGTR, from the coding sequence ATGCTGAAATCATTGATCGTCATTGCCATCGGCGCCTCAGTTGGTGCTTGGTTACGCTGGCTTTTGGGTATAAAGCTGAACGCTCTATTTCCTACGATTCCTCCCGGGACTGTAGTCGCGAACATGGTCGGGGGTTATCTCATAGGGCTGACCATCGCCTTCTTGGCTGCATCGCCTTCGCTCAGCCCTGAATGGCGCCTCCTGATCATCACCGGATTTTGTGGTGGTCTTACCACTTTTTCTACATTTTCAGCCGAAACAGTCACCTTGATTCAGGAGGGAAAACTGCTCTGGGCGCTTGGCTCAATTTCGTTGCACGTGGTTGGTTCGCTGGCGATGACCGCTGCAGGGCTTCTTTCATACCAAGTGATTGGTACTCGCTGA
- a CDS encoding YeeE/YedE family protein, whose product MSIDWINFTPWTSLAGGALIGLAASLFVLANGRIAGISGLLGSVLRFDSEGWSEKALFLLGLLISPLLWGAFTVMPEIEIKAGWPTLIIAGLLVGVGTRYGSGCTSGHGVCGISRLSARSITATMCFMFAGFATVYVIRHVVGA is encoded by the coding sequence ATGAGCATTGATTGGATCAACTTCACGCCTTGGACTTCATTAGCTGGAGGCGCCTTGATAGGGCTGGCTGCTAGCTTGTTTGTTCTCGCGAATGGACGCATCGCCGGCATCAGTGGACTGCTTGGAAGCGTGCTGCGATTCGATAGTGAGGGTTGGAGTGAGAAGGCGTTATTTCTTCTTGGTCTACTAATTTCTCCGTTGTTGTGGGGAGCGTTTACCGTAATGCCAGAGATCGAGATTAAGGCAGGGTGGCCGACGCTGATCATTGCGGGCTTGCTTGTCGGAGTGGGTACTCGTTACGGATCTGGTTGTACAAGCGGCCATGGCGTTTGCGGGATCTCTCGACTCTCAGCACGATCCATCACGGCAACGATGTGCTTTATGTTTGCTGGCTTTGCAACGGTGTACGTCATCCGTCATGTGGTGGGAGCATGA
- a CDS encoding DUF294 nucleotidyltransferase-like domain-containing protein — MQIELQEISDHLYRFAPFDALPKESVDAIARRIEVSYFKAGSDILEAGATIQDLHYVRSGAVEIYRRNGELYDRLVEGDLFGQAGLLRSNKVRFPARALEDSLIYYIPADVFADLCAQHDAFADFVEAEGNSRLKTAVEAQGRASELIQLKCRALISRPLVWVTSDISVGGAAKIMTEQSVSCVLVMSPAGLKTAEIEGIVTDRDLRTRFVAVGLNADETRASDIMTVDPVVIGSDDSVFEAMLVMLRRNIHHLPVVHDGNPIGLINLSDIIRYESHSSLYLVNRISNQTSVEGLRSLLRDLRGTYIRMVRDGATAHMIGSAISGIGRAFTQRLLELAEKKLGPPPVPYCFMVLGSMARDEQLLVTDQDNALVLDDSFDPIQHDSYFRALATFVSDGLAACGYSYCKGGVMATNEQWRQPLKVWRSYFDQWIEKPNPTTLLNSCIFFDLDGVFGKLELVQELKDLCARKASTHPVFLSAMARIALNRTPPLGFFRTFVVETDGQQKRIINLKGRGTAPLTDLIRIHALACGSTAQNSFDRMDAIARSKVIPPEALKQLRYALEFLSMVRIRHQADALEQGASLNNYIEPERFSSSERHNLKEAFQVLSNGQNFLRFRYPSKGRF; from the coding sequence ATGCAGATTGAGTTACAGGAGATTAGCGACCACCTCTATCGTTTCGCTCCTTTTGATGCCCTGCCAAAGGAGTCGGTAGACGCCATCGCTCGGCGAATTGAAGTTAGTTATTTCAAAGCCGGCAGTGACATTCTTGAAGCCGGTGCGACCATTCAGGATCTGCATTATGTTCGTAGTGGTGCGGTGGAGATTTACCGGCGTAATGGTGAGCTCTATGACCGTCTCGTCGAAGGTGACCTATTCGGTCAGGCAGGTCTGTTACGTAGCAACAAGGTACGCTTTCCCGCCCGAGCGTTGGAAGATAGCCTGATCTATTACATCCCTGCCGACGTTTTCGCTGACCTTTGTGCGCAACATGATGCTTTCGCTGACTTCGTTGAAGCAGAGGGAAACTCGAGACTCAAAACTGCTGTTGAAGCTCAGGGGCGTGCTAGTGAGCTTATTCAGCTCAAATGTCGCGCCCTTATCTCACGTCCCTTGGTGTGGGTCACGTCAGATATCTCTGTCGGCGGAGCTGCAAAAATCATGACTGAGCAAAGTGTATCCTGCGTTCTAGTCATGTCTCCAGCAGGTTTAAAGACGGCTGAAATAGAAGGGATCGTCACAGATAGAGACCTTCGCACGCGATTTGTTGCAGTGGGCCTAAACGCTGACGAAACTCGTGCCAGCGACATTATGACAGTCGATCCGGTTGTAATTGGCTCCGATGATTCAGTTTTTGAAGCCATGCTTGTGATGTTGCGCCGCAATATTCATCACTTGCCGGTTGTGCACGATGGTAATCCAATTGGCCTTATAAACCTGTCGGATATTATCAGGTACGAATCGCATAGCAGTTTGTACTTGGTTAACAGAATCTCTAACCAGACCTCAGTTGAAGGCCTGAGATCACTTTTGCGTGACCTGCGAGGAACCTATATCCGCATGGTGCGTGACGGGGCTACTGCGCACATGATCGGAAGCGCGATTTCAGGTATTGGCCGTGCCTTTACCCAGCGTTTGCTTGAGCTGGCCGAGAAAAAGTTAGGCCCGCCTCCAGTGCCTTACTGCTTTATGGTTTTGGGATCAATGGCGCGTGATGAGCAGTTGTTAGTGACTGACCAGGACAACGCGTTAGTACTCGACGACAGCTTCGATCCGATCCAACACGACTCTTACTTTCGAGCCCTGGCAACGTTTGTTAGCGATGGACTGGCCGCGTGCGGTTACAGCTACTGCAAGGGCGGGGTCATGGCGACCAACGAGCAGTGGCGACAGCCTTTGAAGGTATGGCGAAGTTACTTCGATCAGTGGATCGAAAAACCTAATCCAACTACGTTGCTTAATAGCTGTATTTTTTTCGATCTGGATGGGGTTTTTGGCAAGCTTGAGTTGGTACAAGAGCTTAAAGACCTTTGCGCTCGAAAAGCCAGTACACACCCTGTATTTCTAAGCGCAATGGCTCGTATTGCCCTTAATCGAACGCCGCCATTAGGATTCTTTCGTACTTTTGTCGTTGAGACTGACGGACAGCAAAAAAGGATCATCAACCTTAAAGGGCGTGGCACGGCACCGCTGACCGACCTTATCCGGATTCATGCACTAGCATGTGGCAGTACCGCTCAGAATTCATTTGATCGCATGGATGCTATAGCCCGCAGTAAAGTCATTCCTCCAGAAGCATTAAAGCAACTTCGGTACGCACTAGAGTTCCTGTCGATGGTGCGTATTCGACACCAGGCGGACGCACTTGAACAGGGGGCATCACTCAATAACTACATTGAGCCCGAGCGCTTTTCTAGCAGTGAACGACATAACCTCAAAGAAGCGTTTCAGGTGTTGAGCAATGGCCAAAATTTCTTGCGATTCCGATATCCTTCAAAGGGCCGCTTTTAG
- the chrA gene encoding chromate efflux transporter, with protein MITAHTPWTVFLVFLRLGFISFGGPIAHLGYFREEFVVRRQWLSERSYIDLVALCQFLPGPASSQVGIGLGLSRAGFSGAVAAWAGFTLPSAIILVLFAQGMSAWGNAFPSGLLHGLKIVAVAVVAQAVWGMARNICTDVPRVTIAVFAACAALIWPNAWGQIAVIICSAVIGLMLFKPAQQHTAGPLPISVSRKVGLVSLVVFFGLLVGLPFLIQVWPSEALAMTNAFFRAGSLVFGGGHVVLPLLQSATVFNGWVTNDTFIAGYGLAQAVPGPLFTFAAFLGASMNAQPSGWIGATVCLVAIFAPSFLLVIGVLPFWEQLRHSFRTQSALAGINAGVVGLLLAALYNPVWTSAILKPQDFGLALIALVALMFWRVPPWVVVLGSGMLGWWLSGVL; from the coding sequence ATGATTACAGCCCATACCCCGTGGACGGTTTTTCTGGTGTTCTTGCGCTTGGGATTCATCTCCTTCGGAGGGCCAATTGCACACCTAGGTTACTTCCGCGAAGAGTTTGTTGTTCGGCGCCAATGGCTCAGTGAGCGCAGTTATATCGATTTGGTCGCCCTGTGCCAGTTTCTGCCAGGGCCTGCCAGTAGCCAGGTAGGCATAGGTTTGGGGCTATCGCGTGCTGGTTTCTCTGGAGCAGTTGCCGCGTGGGCTGGGTTTACACTGCCATCGGCAATAATCCTCGTTTTGTTTGCGCAAGGGATGTCCGCGTGGGGAAATGCATTCCCAAGCGGTCTTTTGCACGGACTTAAGATCGTCGCGGTTGCTGTTGTTGCTCAAGCCGTCTGGGGAATGGCGCGCAATATTTGTACTGATGTACCCAGGGTAACCATCGCTGTGTTTGCAGCTTGCGCAGCACTCATCTGGCCAAATGCCTGGGGGCAGATCGCCGTGATTATCTGCAGTGCTGTCATCGGTCTGATGCTTTTCAAGCCTGCTCAACAGCATACTGCTGGGCCCCTTCCAATATCAGTTAGCCGAAAAGTAGGTCTGGTATCGTTGGTGGTATTCTTTGGCTTATTGGTAGGCCTACCATTTTTGATCCAGGTTTGGCCCTCTGAAGCACTAGCTATGACGAATGCCTTTTTCCGAGCAGGGTCATTAGTTTTTGGAGGGGGGCATGTTGTACTACCGTTACTTCAGTCTGCGACCGTATTCAACGGATGGGTAACCAACGACACATTCATTGCTGGGTATGGCTTAGCACAGGCCGTACCGGGCCCGCTCTTTACCTTCGCAGCATTTCTCGGAGCGTCCATGAACGCCCAACCCTCTGGTTGGATCGGAGCTACGGTATGCCTGGTCGCTATCTTCGCACCTTCATTCCTACTCGTAATCGGCGTGCTGCCATTCTGGGAGCAACTACGACATAGTTTTCGCACCCAATCGGCCCTTGCAGGAATTAATGCGGGAGTAGTAGGGCTACTCTTGGCGGCCTTATATAACCCAGTCTGGACGAGTGCAATTTTGAAACCTCAAGACTTCGGTTTGGCGCTGATAGCCCTTGTCGCCCTAATGTTTTGGAGGGTTCCCCCATGGGTAGTCGTCTTGGGCAGTGGAATGCTTGGATGGTGGCTCAGCGGTGTACTTTGA
- a CDS encoding histone-like nucleoid-structuring protein, MvaT/MvaU family produces MSKLAEFRQLEKHLAEQLEALETLKGDAGLKKEIEFESKLRALLAEYGYSLSNIINLLDPQTGRSTPVVKSKAGTRKPRQVKVYKNPYTGEVIETKGGNHKGLKEWKAEHGSDTVESWLTK; encoded by the coding sequence ATGTCAAAACTTGCTGAATTTCGCCAACTCGAAAAACACCTTGCCGAACAACTCGAGGCTCTCGAAACACTGAAAGGCGATGCTGGCCTCAAAAAGGAAATAGAGTTTGAGTCGAAGCTGCGCGCTCTGCTTGCTGAATACGGTTACAGCCTGTCTAACATCATCAACTTGTTGGATCCTCAGACTGGCCGCAGCACTCCAGTAGTGAAATCCAAAGCTGGCACTCGTAAACCACGTCAGGTGAAGGTCTACAAAAATCCGTACACTGGCGAGGTCATCGAAACCAAAGGTGGGAATCACAAAGGTCTGAAGGAGTGGAAGGCAGAACACGGCTCAGATACCGTTGAGTCCTGGCTGACCAAGTGA
- the ppa gene encoding inorganic diphosphatase has product MSYADIPAGNAIPDDFFTVIEIPANHSPIKYEVDKQSRQIFVDRFLSTPMFYPANYGFIPNTLSDDGDPLDVLVVCPYPVSPGVVIRSRPVGVMYMTDEAGADAKVIAVPHEKLSSMYSDVKECSDLPALLLAQIQHFFENYKALEPGKWVKMGRWGSADEAREEIRKSVAAYIPK; this is encoded by the coding sequence ATGAGCTACGCGGACATTCCTGCTGGTAACGCGATCCCCGATGACTTCTTCACAGTTATTGAGATCCCTGCAAACCACTCGCCGATCAAGTACGAGGTCGACAAGCAGAGCAGACAGATCTTCGTTGACCGCTTCCTAAGCACACCGATGTTCTATCCGGCCAACTACGGGTTCATTCCAAATACGTTGAGCGATGACGGAGATCCTCTTGACGTCCTGGTGGTTTGCCCTTATCCCGTCTCACCTGGAGTTGTCATCCGCAGTCGCCCGGTGGGTGTGATGTACATGACTGACGAAGCCGGAGCGGATGCCAAGGTGATCGCTGTGCCTCATGAAAAACTCAGCTCGATGTACAGCGACGTAAAGGAGTGCTCAGACCTCCCTGCGCTACTCCTCGCACAGATCCAGCATTTCTTTGAAAACTACAAAGCATTGGAGCCGGGTAAGTGGGTGAAGATGGGGCGTTGGGGGAGCGCGGATGAGGCGCGGGAAGAGATTCGCAAGTCGGTAGCTGCGTATATTCCCAAGTAG
- a CDS encoding BCCT family transporter: MVGKPTDDSPNTPSQPSEGIPAPTGAANLIDTDYVIGQDNIKGEFSFSLDIHGKVFIISAATILLFVILTLALQNEVEPLFSSIRNWLTSHLAWLFMSIANVFVLLCIALIFSPLGKVRLGGRDAKPDHSYVGWFSMLFAAGMGIGLMFYGVAEPMSHYAASMGGVTVDASGLRTDWAPLGGAEGDMKASADLAMAATIFHWGLHPWAIYAIVALSLALFSYNKGLPLSIRSIFYPLLGERVWGWPGHIIDILAVFATLFGLATSLGIGAEQAAAGIEYLFGIQSTNLSKVVLIVGITIIALWSVLSGLDKGVKMLSQINMGLALLLLVFVIIVGPTLAIFTGFFKNLVTYVEYLPALSNPFGRTDIEFTQGWTAFYWAWWISWSPFVGMFIARVSRGRTVREFLISVLLVPSVVSVLWMTTFGGTAIDQVTTQSLMGVKDAVLELKLFAMLGELPLKEISSFLGIILVIVFFITSSDSGSLVIDTITAGGKVDAPVPQRVFWAVIEGVIAIALLLGGGLVALQAMAVSTGLPFAIVLMIGCISLVKGLMSEPR; the protein is encoded by the coding sequence ATGGTTGGAAAGCCTACGGATGATAGTCCAAACACACCTTCTCAACCCAGTGAAGGCATTCCTGCTCCTACTGGAGCGGCCAATCTTATCGATACTGACTATGTCATTGGTCAAGACAACATCAAGGGAGAGTTTTCGTTCTCACTCGATATCCACGGTAAAGTTTTCATCATTTCAGCAGCTACCATTTTACTATTCGTGATTTTGACGCTGGCATTGCAGAATGAAGTAGAACCCCTTTTTAGCTCCATTCGAAACTGGCTAACCAGCCATCTAGCCTGGCTCTTCATGAGCATTGCGAACGTTTTTGTCTTGCTATGCATTGCACTTATTTTCTCTCCGCTGGGCAAGGTTCGTTTGGGCGGTAGAGATGCCAAACCAGACCATAGTTACGTCGGTTGGTTTTCAATGCTTTTTGCTGCGGGGATGGGCATTGGGTTGATGTTTTATGGGGTAGCCGAACCCATGTCGCATTACGCTGCTTCAATGGGAGGTGTGACAGTCGATGCGAGCGGTTTACGCACGGATTGGGCGCCCCTAGGAGGTGCCGAAGGTGATATGAAGGCATCTGCTGACTTGGCGATGGCGGCTACAATCTTTCACTGGGGACTCCATCCTTGGGCTATATACGCGATTGTGGCGCTGTCTTTAGCGTTGTTTTCTTATAACAAAGGCTTGCCACTTTCAATACGCTCAATTTTTTATCCACTATTGGGTGAGCGTGTCTGGGGATGGCCGGGACATATCATCGATATACTAGCGGTATTTGCCACGCTATTTGGTTTGGCGACCTCTTTAGGGATTGGCGCAGAACAGGCTGCCGCAGGGATTGAATATCTCTTCGGAATTCAATCGACGAATCTGAGCAAGGTTGTACTGATCGTTGGGATCACCATAATCGCTCTTTGGTCAGTCCTTTCCGGCTTGGACAAGGGCGTCAAAATGCTTTCCCAGATCAATATGGGGCTTGCGCTGCTCTTGTTGGTGTTCGTAATCATTGTGGGGCCGACCCTGGCTATTTTCACTGGATTCTTTAAAAATCTGGTGACTTATGTTGAATATTTGCCTGCGCTCTCAAACCCATTTGGACGTACTGATATCGAGTTCACTCAAGGCTGGACTGCCTTCTACTGGGCTTGGTGGATCAGTTGGTCACCATTTGTAGGCATGTTTATCGCTCGCGTCAGTCGTGGTCGAACTGTCAGAGAGTTTCTGATCTCTGTTCTACTTGTGCCTTCAGTAGTTTCTGTATTATGGATGACTACGTTTGGCGGTACGGCAATTGACCAAGTGACCACTCAAAGCCTTATGGGAGTCAAGGACGCGGTCTTAGAGCTGAAGTTGTTCGCCATGCTGGGAGAGCTCCCCCTCAAGGAGATCAGCTCATTCCTAGGTATTATTCTGGTCATAGTGTTCTTTATTACTTCCTCTGACTCCGGCTCATTGGTGATCGATACCATCACAGCTGGAGGCAAGGTTGACGCGCCTGTTCCTCAACGGGTGTTCTGGGCGGTAATCGAAGGCGTGATTGCGATTGCTCTGCTATTGGGGGGCGGTCTGGTGGCACTGCAGGCAATGGCAGTATCCACGGGGTTGCCTTTCGCAATAGTTCTAATGATAGGGTGTATCTCTCTAGTGAAAGGACTAATGTCTGAGCCTCGCTAG
- a CDS encoding DUF6691 family protein yields MIKLTAFFAGLIFGLGLLLAGMANPAKVLAFLDLAGAWDPSLALVMGGAIAVAIIPLNWARKNKQSLLGAPMQFPMKRELNSRLIGGSLLFGIGWGLAGICPGPALTILLTGHGQIIIFVLAMLAGMYLFNLLERSARPD; encoded by the coding sequence ATGATCAAGTTGACCGCCTTTTTTGCAGGACTGATCTTCGGCCTTGGTCTTCTCCTGGCAGGCATGGCGAATCCCGCCAAAGTATTAGCTTTTCTTGATTTGGCCGGGGCCTGGGATCCATCACTCGCACTGGTGATGGGTGGGGCCATCGCGGTGGCGATTATTCCCTTGAATTGGGCGCGCAAAAACAAACAATCCTTGTTGGGTGCCCCGATGCAGTTTCCAATGAAAAGGGAGTTGAATTCCCGCTTGATTGGCGGCAGCCTGTTGTTCGGTATAGGTTGGGGTCTTGCGGGGATCTGCCCTGGGCCAGCGTTAACAATTCTGCTCACAGGGCACGGCCAAATCATCATATTCGTATTGGCCATGTTGGCCGGAATGTACTTGTTTAACCTATTAGAACGTAGCGCACGACCCGATTAG
- a CDS encoding 3'-5' exonuclease: MKNLKKQPENRVLDWSAEFETLAKISVNPLLRKFYQAGAVSALAPIESVQLLAMDVETTGLDSQSHSIVSIGVMPFTLNRICCGNSLYWVIKPSSELNEKSVTFHHITHAEILDAPVFAQVLDPLLEAMAGRVIVVHYRNIERAFLDQAVRRYLGEGLKFPVIDTMQLEAHFHRQKISWFGRLIGRKQQSIRLADSRSRLNLPAYHAHHALTDALATAELLQAQIATHYSPLTPVGELWN; encoded by the coding sequence ATGAAAAATCTAAAAAAGCAGCCTGAAAATAGAGTGCTGGACTGGTCTGCCGAGTTCGAGACATTGGCGAAGATTTCGGTTAATCCTCTATTACGAAAGTTCTATCAAGCTGGCGCGGTTTCAGCGCTGGCACCCATTGAGAGCGTTCAACTGCTGGCCATGGACGTAGAGACTACCGGCCTTGACTCACAGTCCCACAGCATCGTGAGTATTGGTGTTATGCCGTTCACGCTTAATCGTATTTGTTGCGGGAATTCACTCTACTGGGTGATAAAACCATCGTCCGAACTGAATGAAAAGTCAGTGACCTTTCATCACATAACCCATGCCGAAATTTTAGATGCCCCTGTGTTTGCGCAGGTGCTTGATCCTTTGCTTGAAGCCATGGCGGGCAGAGTGATTGTCGTCCATTACCGGAATATTGAGCGCGCCTTCTTGGATCAGGCAGTGCGTAGGTATTTAGGTGAAGGCCTTAAGTTTCCAGTAATCGATACGATGCAGTTAGAGGCACACTTCCATAGGCAAAAAATTAGCTGGTTCGGCCGACTGATTGGACGCAAGCAACAGTCCATACGGCTGGCAGACAGTCGCTCTAGGTTGAACCTGCCGGCTTATCACGCACATCATGCATTAACCGATGCTCTCGCGACTGCCGAGTTGTTGCAGGCGCAGATAGCAACTCACTACTCGCCACTCACACCTGTCGGTGAGTTATGGAATTGA